One genomic window of Marinobacter gudaonensis includes the following:
- the rplO gene encoding 50S ribosomal protein L15 has translation MRLNELAPEPGSRPDAKRVGRGIGSGLGKTGGRGHKGLKSRSGGSVAPGFEGGQQPLARRLPKFGFTSRQQRYVAEIRLNELAKVEGDVVDLEALKKADIIREEIREAKVILSGELSRAVTVKGLRVTKGAREAISAAGGKVED, from the coding sequence ATGCGTCTGAACGAACTTGCTCCAGAACCCGGTTCACGTCCCGATGCCAAGCGCGTCGGTCGTGGTATCGGTAGCGGGCTCGGCAAAACCGGCGGCCGTGGTCACAAGGGTCTGAAGTCCCGTTCCGGTGGCTCCGTAGCTCCCGGTTTCGAGGGCGGTCAGCAGCCGTTGGCCCGTCGTCTGCCGAAGTTTGGCTTCACCTCCCGTCAGCAGCGTTACGTTGCCGAGATTCGCCTGAACGAACTGGCGAAGGTGGAAGGCGATGTGGTGGATCTGGAAGCCCTTAAGAAGGCCGACATCATTCGCGAAGAAATTCGCGAGGCCAAGGTTATCCTGTCCGGCGAACTGAGCCGCGCAGTAACCGTAAAGGGACTTCGGGTCACCAAAGGCGCGCGCGAGGCGATTTCCGCCGCGGGTGGTAAAGTCGAAGACTAA